From the genome of Streptomyces sp. V2I9:
GTTCTTCATCGGCGCCGGCGGGCGGACCGTACGACCGGGTGGACATTCGGGGGGTGCGGCATGACGGGAACGGCGATCGTGGTCGGCGCGGGCATCGGCGGACTGGCGACGGCGATCGGCCTGCGCCGCGCGGGCTGGAGCGTGACGGTGCTGGAGCGCCGTACCGGACCGGAGCGGTACGGCGCGGCCTTCGGTATCCACCCCGTCGCGCAGGCGGCGCTCGACCGGCTCGGCGTCGGCGACGCCCTGCGCGACCACGCCGTCCCGTACCGCGACGCGCACATCCGCACCCCGGACGGCACGCCCCTGGCCCGTATCCCGCTGGAGCGCGTCGAACGCCGGGCGGGGCGACCCGAACTCCTCATCTCCCGGCCGTACCTGCTCGACGCCCTGCTCGCGGGTCTGGACGCCTTCGGGGACGTACCGCTCATGCTCGGCGAGCGGGTCACCGGCATCGACGCGCTCGCCGCCGGAGCGGACCTGATGATCGGCGCGGACGGCATCCGCAGCGCCGTGCGCACCGCCCGGTTCGGGGCCCGCGGCGGCCCGCGCGAGGTCGGCACGGTCGCCTGGATCGGCATCGCCGACGTCGAGAGTCCGGTGCACGGCGAGACCTGGGGGAGCGGTCGCTTCTTCGGGCTGACCCCCGTCGAGCCGGGCCGCACCAACTGGTACGCGGCCGTGCCCGAGGCCGCCACCGCCGACGACCTGCGCGGCCTCTTCGCCGGCTGGCACGACCCGATCC
Proteins encoded in this window:
- a CDS encoding NAD(P)/FAD-dependent oxidoreductase — translated: MTGTAIVVGAGIGGLATAIGLRRAGWSVTVLERRTGPERYGAAFGIHPVAQAALDRLGVGDALRDHAVPYRDAHIRTPDGTPLARIPLERVERRAGRPELLISRPYLLDALLAGLDAFGDVPLMLGERVTGIDALAAGADLMIGADGIRSAVRTARFGARGGPREVGTVAWIGIADVESPVHGETWGSGRFFGLTPVEPGRTNWYAAVPEAATADDLRGLFAGWHDPIPRILDATDPATWIRYEMRHLYPALPSFVSAGAGPTGSAGSVASTAAGPGSAVPVALVGDAAHAMTPNPGQGACTAILDADALSRAVAAAPPGRTGLTAALRAYDRERRSSAQRTAFGSRALHRFMSTEHTRLRNAALRLLPG